In Chroogloeocystis siderophila 5.2 s.c.1, a genomic segment contains:
- a CDS encoding spore photoproduct lyase family protein: MTSLLTKPAAHSSRLWMPERVLFTPAALDQPWGQQILSRVQALNLPIEELPQNRLSGLRGDSERETYQIAKRTLAVVTAPPSHFKLSPIPPSADWQFHLAEGCPAHCQYCYLAGSLQGPPVIRVFANLPQILENLATYERPGTATTFEVSCYTDPLGIEHLTGSLAECIRYFGTRRNAHLRWVSKFDAVDELIDLPHNGHTRCRVSVNAAPVSGRFEGGTASVASRLQALRKLALPHSQGGGGYPVGIVIAPIMLIDDWELHYTQLFDEMSTTLDFSCDLTFELISHRFTPKSKEVLQTWYPHSKLDMEEEKRSVKRNKFGGTKYVYDTDDMKTLRRFFEREIARRFPEARILYWT; encoded by the coding sequence ATGACAAGTCTTTTAACTAAACCAGCAGCACACTCTTCGCGCTTATGGATGCCAGAACGTGTCTTATTTACACCTGCGGCACTTGATCAACCGTGGGGACAACAAATTTTATCACGCGTACAGGCACTTAACTTACCCATCGAGGAACTACCGCAAAATCGCCTTTCCGGTTTACGCGGTGATTCTGAACGCGAGACGTATCAAATCGCTAAGCGGACACTTGCAGTCGTTACCGCGCCACCGAGTCATTTCAAGCTAAGCCCAATTCCCCCTTCAGCCGATTGGCAATTTCACCTTGCAGAGGGTTGTCCAGCACATTGTCAATATTGTTATCTTGCAGGTAGTCTCCAAGGTCCACCAGTAATTCGCGTATTTGCTAACTTACCGCAAATTCTAGAAAACTTGGCAACCTACGAACGCCCTGGTACTGCAACAACATTTGAAGTGAGTTGTTATACCGATCCACTCGGTATTGAACACCTTACAGGTAGTTTAGCTGAGTGTATTCGCTACTTTGGTACGCGTCGTAATGCTCACCTGCGCTGGGTTTCTAAGTTTGATGCGGTTGATGAGTTAATCGACTTGCCGCACAATGGACATACTCGGTGTCGTGTCAGTGTTAATGCTGCACCTGTTTCAGGGCGGTTTGAAGGCGGTACCGCATCTGTCGCATCGCGCCTGCAAGCCTTGCGCAAATTAGCTTTACCACACAGTCAAGGCGGTGGTGGTTATCCCGTTGGTATCGTTATTGCACCAATTATGCTCATTGATGACTGGGAATTGCACTACACGCAGCTATTCGATGAAATGAGTACAACTTTGGACTTTAGTTGCGATTTGACTTTTGAGTTAATTTCGCATCGGTTCACGCCTAAGTCAAAAGAAGTCTTACAAACTTGGTATCCGCATTCGAAGCTTGATATGGAAGAAGAAAAGCGAAGCGTTAAGCGTAACAAGTTTGGCGGTACAAAGTATGTTTATGATACCGACGACATGAAAACGCTACGTCGCTTTTTTGAGCGCGAAATTGCACGCCGTTTTCCTGAAGCGCGGATACTGTATTGGACATAA
- a CDS encoding phytoene desaturase family protein codes for MFSHANADTDVIIIGSGIGGLSCAALLARYGFAVTVCESHSIPGGAAHAFERQGFKFDSGPSLYSGLSYSPSPNPLRQVLDVIAEELPCTNYDTWGCCLPEGDFDTTVGAEQFCEVLARLRGNQAVAEWRELQRVMEPLSEAAIALPPAALRFDLGAVLTVGQFLPAIAPHATNIFKLTGPFSRIIDDVIRDPFIRNWLDLLSFLLSGLPADSTSAAEMAFMFADWYRPGVKLDYPIGGSGALVAALVRGFERYGGKLQLNAHVEQILVENNQAVGVRLRGGKQLRSRRAVVSNASIWDTLKLLPLETLPKFRKQRQATPECDSFMHLHLGIDATNIRSDLACHYIVVNDWELGVTAPQNVVLISIPSLLDPSLAPAGKHAIHVYTPGNEPYAIWEGMDRRTQAYTQQKQIRAEVMWQALERIIPDIRSRCEVTLVGTPLTHERYLRRHRGSYGPAISAKEGFFPGSTTSLPGLLCCGDSTFPGIGLPAVAASGAIAANTLAPVTKHLEFLRDIRVSKA; via the coding sequence ATGTTTTCTCATGCAAATGCTGATACAGATGTGATTATCATTGGTAGTGGTATCGGTGGTTTAAGCTGCGCCGCATTACTCGCACGCTATGGCTTTGCGGTGACAGTCTGTGAAAGTCATTCGATTCCTGGGGGTGCAGCCCATGCGTTTGAGCGTCAAGGCTTCAAATTCGATTCAGGACCATCGCTCTACTCTGGTTTATCTTACTCACCTTCGCCGAATCCTTTACGTCAAGTCTTAGATGTGATCGCTGAAGAACTTCCGTGTACTAATTACGATACGTGGGGTTGCTGCTTACCCGAAGGTGATTTTGATACGACTGTTGGTGCTGAGCAATTTTGTGAAGTTCTAGCAAGGTTGCGCGGCAATCAGGCTGTTGCAGAGTGGCGCGAGTTACAGCGCGTCATGGAACCGCTTTCGGAAGCGGCGATCGCTTTACCGCCAGCGGCGTTACGTTTCGATCTCGGTGCAGTACTTACTGTGGGGCAATTTCTTCCGGCGATCGCTCCTCACGCTACAAATATTTTTAAACTCACTGGACCATTCTCGCGCATTATCGATGATGTGATTCGCGATCCTTTTATTCGTAATTGGCTAGACTTACTATCCTTTTTACTTTCTGGACTTCCTGCGGATAGTACTAGCGCCGCTGAAATGGCGTTTATGTTTGCTGATTGGTATCGTCCTGGTGTCAAACTAGATTACCCCATTGGGGGTAGCGGGGCGCTGGTTGCGGCTTTGGTAAGGGGATTTGAACGTTACGGCGGTAAGTTGCAGTTAAACGCACACGTTGAGCAAATTCTTGTTGAAAATAATCAAGCTGTAGGAGTGCGACTACGGGGTGGGAAACAACTGCGATCGCGTCGTGCGGTAGTTTCCAATGCCTCGATTTGGGATACGCTCAAACTGTTACCGCTTGAAACTTTACCAAAATTCCGCAAGCAGCGCCAAGCAACTCCTGAATGTGATAGCTTTATGCATCTTCATCTAGGAATTGATGCAACAAATATTCGCTCTGATTTAGCTTGCCACTACATTGTCGTTAACGATTGGGAATTAGGAGTTACTGCACCGCAGAACGTTGTGCTGATCTCGATTCCATCATTACTCGATCCGTCGCTTGCACCCGCAGGAAAGCACGCCATTCACGTTTATACACCTGGAAACGAACCGTATGCAATCTGGGAGGGAATGGATCGTCGCACGCAAGCTTACACGCAACAAAAGCAAATTCGCGCCGAAGTGATGTGGCAAGCTTTAGAACGCATTATTCCTGATATTCGCTCGCGTTGCGAAGTCACCTTAGTAGGTACGCCCCTAACCCACGAACGCTATTTACGGCGACATCGCGGTTCGTATGGTCCGGCAATTTCTGCCAAAGAAGGTTTTTTCCCAGGATCGACAACGTCACTACCAGGCTTATTGTGCTGTGGAGACTCAACGTTTCCTGGAATTGGTTTACCTGCAGTCGCGGCTAGCGGTGCGATCGCTGCAAATACACTCGCCCCCGTTACCAAGCATCTCGAATTTCTGCGGGATATCAGGGTTAGCAAAGCTTAG
- a CDS encoding transaldolase family protein encodes MAIYLDSALVSEAEIANKIGWVRGITTNPTLLSKSDLPPEIALKKLTALTSGPVFYQVMAHELADMLSEARKAREIIGEQTILKIPATSVGFQAVARLSSEIDCSVTAIYSAAQAVIASEAGANMAIAYVNRATRLLGDGIALVRDMASVLKNSKTEILAASIKSPQEAAAAIQAGANHLTLPLAMLQAMTIHEFSEITVEEFTQNGIGLN; translated from the coding sequence ATGGCAATTTATCTTGATTCAGCGTTAGTATCTGAAGCTGAAATAGCCAATAAAATCGGTTGGGTGAGAGGAATTACGACAAATCCAACATTGCTCTCAAAAAGTGATTTACCGCCAGAAATCGCACTCAAAAAGCTCACAGCGTTGACTTCTGGACCTGTTTTTTACCAAGTTATGGCACATGAACTCGCAGATATGCTTAGCGAAGCGAGAAAGGCGCGTGAAATTATTGGCGAACAAACTATTTTAAAAATTCCCGCAACATCTGTAGGGTTTCAAGCTGTAGCGCGTTTGTCTTCCGAAATTGATTGTTCTGTAACGGCAATTTATAGTGCAGCCCAAGCCGTGATTGCAAGTGAAGCTGGTGCGAATATGGCGATCGCCTACGTTAATCGTGCAACTCGCTTATTAGGTGACGGTATTGCCTTAGTGCGCGATATGGCAAGTGTCCTAAAAAATAGCAAGACTGAAATTTTAGCAGCGAGTATCAAATCGCCGCAGGAAGCCGCTGCGGCGATTCAAGCCGGAGCAAATCACCTGACGCTACCTTTAGCGATGTTACAAGCAATGACAATCCATGAGTTTTCTGAAATAACGGTCGAGGAGTTTACTCAAAATGGTATTGGCTTAAATTAA